The Rhizobium leguminosarum genome includes a region encoding these proteins:
- a CDS encoding zinc-finger domain-containing protein: MAGHNIPHFQNDGGHRVIEVGVKEFMCTGASAPFDHPHIFIDMGDDNEKVCSYCSTLYRFNSTLKPSQTNPAGCVFHVKAA; encoded by the coding sequence ATGGCCGGCCACAACATTCCTCACTTCCAGAACGACGGCGGTCACCGCGTTATCGAAGTCGGCGTCAAGGAATTCATGTGCACCGGCGCTTCGGCTCCCTTCGATCATCCGCACATCTTCATCGACATGGGCGACGACAACGAGAAGGTCTGTTCCTACTGCTCGACGCTCTATCGCTTCAATTCCACGCTCAAGCCGAGCCAGACCAATCCGGCCGGTTGCGTTTTCCACGTGAAGGCGGCGTAA
- the clpS gene encoding ATP-dependent Clp protease adapter ClpS yields MIAKPIRMQNDSERNGDNANRTSVITRTKPKTKKPNLYRVLLLNDDYTPMEFVIHILERFFQKDRESATRIMLHVHNHGVGECGIFTYEVAETKVSQVMDFARQHQHPLQCVMEKK; encoded by the coding sequence ATGATCGCAAAGCCGATCCGGATGCAGAACGACAGCGAAAGGAACGGGGACAACGCAAATCGAACCTCGGTCATCACGCGCACCAAGCCGAAGACCAAGAAGCCCAATCTTTATCGTGTACTGCTTTTGAATGACGACTACACTCCCATGGAATTCGTCATCCATATTCTGGAGCGTTTTTTTCAGAAGGATCGTGAAAGTGCCACCCGCATCATGCTCCATGTCCACAACCACGGCGTCGGCGAATGCGGAATATTCACATACGAGGTAGCGGAAACGAAGGTCAGCCAGGTGATGGACTTCGCCCGGCAGCACCAGCATCCGCTGCAATGCGTCATGGAAAAGAAGTGA
- a CDS encoding alpha/beta fold hydrolase — translation MNLNTPTFSSFTHDGLQLAFFDEGDPAGVPVLLIHGFASTANVNWVHPGWLKTLGDAGYRVIAIDNRGHGASDKPHDAEAYRPWVMAGDAIALLDHLGIPEANVMGYSMGARISVFAALANPHRVRSMVLGGLGIGMTDGVGDWDPIADALLAPSLDAVTHVRGRMFRAFAEQTKSDRVALADCIRGSRDLVARSDMAKLDMPTLIGVGTKDDIAGSPQELAALMQNAEALDIPGRDHMLAVGDRVFKQAVLAFYARGAHR, via the coding sequence ATGAACCTGAATACGCCCACATTTTCAAGCTTCACCCATGATGGATTGCAGCTCGCCTTCTTCGATGAGGGCGATCCGGCCGGCGTCCCCGTGTTGTTGATCCACGGCTTTGCCTCGACCGCAAACGTCAACTGGGTGCATCCGGGCTGGCTGAAGACGCTTGGTGATGCCGGCTACCGGGTGATCGCCATCGACAATCGCGGCCACGGCGCAAGCGACAAGCCGCACGATGCCGAAGCCTATCGTCCCTGGGTCATGGCCGGCGATGCTATTGCCTTGCTGGATCATCTCGGCATCCCCGAAGCCAACGTCATGGGCTATTCGATGGGCGCCCGCATCTCCGTCTTTGCCGCGCTTGCCAATCCGCATCGCGTCCGTTCGATGGTGCTCGGCGGCCTCGGCATCGGCATGACCGACGGCGTCGGTGACTGGGACCCGATTGCCGATGCACTTCTGGCTCCATCGCTGGACGCGGTGACTCATGTCCGCGGCCGCATGTTCCGCGCCTTCGCCGAGCAGACGAAGAGCGACCGCGTCGCCCTTGCCGATTGTATCCGCGGCTCGCGCGATCTCGTCGCCCGCTCCGACATGGCCAAGCTCGATATGCCGACGCTGATCGGGGTCGGCACCAAGGATGATATCGCCGGCTCGCCGCAGGAATTGGCGGCGCTGATGCAAAATGCCGAAGCGCTCGATATTCCAGGGCGCGATCATATGCTCGCCGTCGGCGACAGGGTTTTCAAGCAGGCAGTTCTGGCCTTCTATGCAAGGGGCGCCCATCGCTGA
- a CDS encoding GNAT family N-acetyltransferase: MTDELSIRVERSFTAISPESWSRLSGASKTCATIAYNPFVSHAFLSSLEESGSADAETGWLGHHLLLETGRGELIGALPGYLKNHSQGEYVFDHGWADAFERAGGRYYPKLQCSIPFTPATGPRLLVAEGLQRLPIQSAIAESLKEVVRRLGISSAHITFVPDEEIGVFEMDGYLHRTDQQFHFINDGYANHEEFLETLASRKRKALRKERRAALENGISIDWLTGRDLTERIWDQFFKFYMDTGGRKWGRPYLTRRFYSLIGERMADDILLVMAKRDGRYIAGAINFIGGDTLYGRHWGCIEDHPFLHFEVCYHQAIDFALSKGLKRVEAGAQGEHKLARGYLPVTTHSAHYVAHAGLRRAIGDYLARERADVEQMSELLSEHSPFRKGERQQED, translated from the coding sequence ATGACTGATGAACTATCCATTCGCGTAGAACGCTCCTTCACCGCGATTTCCCCGGAGAGCTGGTCCAGGCTTTCCGGGGCCTCGAAGACCTGCGCTACGATTGCCTACAACCCTTTCGTTTCGCACGCCTTTTTATCGTCGCTGGAAGAATCCGGCTCGGCCGACGCAGAGACGGGATGGCTGGGCCACCATCTGCTGCTCGAGACCGGGCGCGGCGAACTGATCGGCGCCCTGCCCGGCTATCTCAAGAACCACAGCCAGGGCGAATATGTCTTCGACCATGGCTGGGCCGACGCCTTCGAGCGGGCCGGCGGGCGTTATTATCCCAAACTTCAGTGCTCGATCCCGTTCACCCCGGCGACGGGCCCGCGGCTTCTTGTCGCCGAGGGTCTGCAGCGGCTGCCGATCCAGAGCGCGATCGCCGAAAGCCTGAAGGAGGTGGTGCGCCGGCTCGGCATCTCCTCGGCCCACATCACCTTCGTGCCGGACGAAGAGATCGGCGTCTTCGAGATGGACGGCTATCTGCACCGCACCGACCAGCAGTTCCATTTCATCAATGACGGCTATGCCAATCACGAGGAATTTCTCGAAACGCTTGCCTCGCGTAAACGCAAGGCATTGCGCAAGGAGCGCCGCGCCGCCCTCGAAAACGGTATCAGCATCGACTGGCTGACCGGCCGCGACCTGACGGAACGCATCTGGGATCAATTCTTCAAGTTCTACATGGACACCGGCGGGCGCAAGTGGGGCCGGCCCTACCTCACCCGTAGGTTCTACTCGCTGATCGGCGAACGCATGGCCGACGATATCCTGCTCGTCATGGCCAAGCGCGACGGGCGCTATATCGCCGGCGCGATCAACTTCATCGGCGGCGATACGCTCTACGGCCGTCACTGGGGCTGCATCGAGGATCATCCCTTCCTGCATTTCGAGGTCTGTTATCACCAGGCGATCGACTTCGCGCTTTCGAAAGGGCTGAAACGGGTCGAGGCCGGAGCGCAGGGCGAACACAAGCTCGCCCGCGGTTACCTGCCGGTGACGACGCATTCCGCCCATTATGTCGCGCATGCCGGCCTTCGCCGGGCGATCGGCGATTACCTCGCCCGCGAGCGCGCCGATGTCGAACAGATGAGCGAGTTGCTGAGCGAGCACAGCCCTTTCCGCAAGGGCGAACGTCAGCAGGAGGATTGA
- a CDS encoding RidA family protein: MPDEIAARLIEMGITLPEAAAPAANYVPYVISGNLLYISGQLPLEGGKVTVSGHLGKTVDVATGQRGAELCAINILAQAKAALGGDLGRIRRVIKLNGFVASAPDFVEQHLVINGASNLIAGVLGEAGKHARAAVGMAALPLNATVEIDAIMEIAE, translated from the coding sequence ATGCCCGATGAAATTGCGGCTCGCCTGATTGAGATGGGGATAACCCTTCCCGAGGCCGCCGCACCTGCTGCAAATTACGTTCCCTATGTCATCAGCGGCAATCTTCTCTACATCTCCGGCCAGCTGCCGCTCGAAGGCGGCAAGGTCACTGTCTCGGGCCATCTCGGCAAGACCGTCGACGTTGCAACGGGCCAGCGCGGCGCCGAACTCTGCGCCATCAACATCCTTGCCCAGGCGAAGGCCGCACTTGGCGGCGATCTCGGCCGCATCCGGCGCGTCATCAAGCTGAACGGCTTCGTAGCCTCGGCGCCCGACTTCGTCGAGCAGCATCTCGTCATCAACGGCGCTTCGAACCTGATTGCCGGCGTGCTTGGCGAAGCCGGAAAACATGCGCGCGCTGCCGTCGGCATGGCCGCCCTGCCGTTGAATGCGACCGTCGAGATAGACGCTATCATGGAAATCGCAGAATGA
- a CDS encoding cell envelope integrity EipB family protein, with translation MFRSSLVALLLASVSANAWAAAPAVSAAIATGLVAHRAVYDLELKDASDRSGIAAMYGRMVYEFDGSYCQGFTTNFRFVTQIDTGDSVRVSDQQTKTFENLKDGKFTFDTKSFTDEQLDKEVNGAAQDQPDGVKVDLKQPASRELQLLESRFPTEHMLDVIQHAKDGKRFFEARVFDGSDDGDKSLATTTIVGKQETPIAEEADAGNAGAFSKTAFWPVTIAYFNESAKSDALPVYRMSFKLYENGITRDLTMDYGDFVLTGKLAKLELLDRKAEVCK, from the coding sequence ATGTTCCGATCGAGTCTTGTCGCTCTGCTTCTCGCCAGCGTTTCCGCCAATGCATGGGCGGCTGCGCCCGCGGTTAGCGCTGCGATCGCGACCGGCCTCGTCGCACATCGCGCGGTCTACGATCTGGAATTGAAGGATGCCTCGGACCGCTCCGGCATCGCCGCCATGTACGGTCGCATGGTCTATGAGTTCGACGGCAGCTATTGCCAGGGCTTCACCACCAATTTCCGCTTCGTGACGCAGATCGACACCGGCGACAGCGTGCGTGTCAGCGATCAGCAGACGAAGACGTTCGAAAACCTGAAGGACGGCAAGTTCACTTTCGACACCAAATCCTTCACCGACGAGCAGCTCGATAAAGAGGTCAACGGTGCGGCGCAGGACCAGCCTGATGGTGTCAAGGTCGATCTCAAGCAGCCGGCGAGCCGCGAGCTGCAGCTTTTAGAAAGCCGTTTTCCCACAGAACATATGCTCGATGTGATCCAGCACGCCAAGGACGGCAAGCGCTTCTTCGAGGCGCGCGTTTTCGACGGTTCGGACGACGGCGACAAGTCGCTGGCGACGACGACGATCGTCGGCAAGCAGGAGACGCCGATCGCCGAGGAAGCCGATGCCGGCAACGCCGGCGCCTTCTCCAAGACGGCTTTCTGGCCGGTGACGATCGCCTATTTCAACGAAAGTGCGAAATCGGATGCGTTGCCGGTCTACCGCATGTCCTTCAAGCTCTATGAGAACGGCATTACCCGCGATCTGACGATGGATTACGGTGATTTCGTCCTGACCGGCAAGCTCGCCAAGCTGGAGCTGCTCGACCGCAAGGCCGAGGTTTGCAAGTAG
- a CDS encoding Dabb family protein, producing MIRHTVAFRLKHEADSAAETSFLADALVLAKIPSVRNFEQLRQTSQKNDFTFGFSMEFDDQAGYDTYNRHPLHVAFVRDRWVPDVADFLEIDYTRL from the coding sequence ATGATCCGCCATACTGTCGCGTTCCGCCTGAAGCATGAAGCCGACTCGGCTGCAGAAACATCGTTCCTCGCCGACGCGCTGGTGCTTGCCAAGATCCCGAGCGTGCGGAATTTCGAACAGCTTCGGCAGACGAGTCAAAAGAATGATTTTACCTTTGGCTTTTCGATGGAATTCGACGATCAGGCTGGCTACGACACGTACAACCGCCATCCCCTGCATGTCGCCTTCGTGCGCGACCGCTGGGTGCCCGATGTCGCCGATTTTCTCGAGATCGACTACACCAGGCTCTGA
- a CDS encoding DUF3126 family protein, with translation MKPEEIKKLDAYFKRMFNPQMIVKARPRKDDSAEVYLGEEFLGVVYIDDEDGDRSYNFSMAILDVDL, from the coding sequence GTGAAGCCAGAAGAAATCAAGAAGCTCGACGCCTATTTCAAGCGCATGTTCAATCCGCAGATGATCGTCAAGGCGCGTCCGCGCAAGGATGATTCTGCGGAAGTCTATCTCGGCGAAGAATTTCTGGGTGTCGTCTATATCGATGACGAGGACGGCGACCGATCCTACAACTTTTCGATGGCGATCCTCGACGTCGATCTCTGA
- a CDS encoding toxic anion resistance protein, which translates to MADTDLATVQNAALPVVVADPAEIARISDSINITDRAGISVYGDRAQQAVSDYADRILREVRNKDLGDVGRLLTDIILKSKSLDPASLKDKGFLSRMFLSAKAQLERFKAEFEDVAGQIDRIGLELDRHKDTLRRDIALLDDLHEETRHSIMRLEAYVQAGKSFAERFRSVDLPRLKAQAEAAATGPGGGMLEAQTYQDSLQALDRLEKRVFYLQQARQLGIQQLPQIRIVQAGDETLIENLQATSALTVPAWKQKMVILLGLTRQKSALDLQKTVTDATNDMIRQASEMMKDQAIAIEQQSQRGIVDIDTLAKANRDLIDTISGVLQVQEEGRRKRALAEQQMEQMTIELKKAMTQA; encoded by the coding sequence ATGGCCGACACCGATCTCGCGACTGTTCAGAATGCTGCCCTGCCGGTTGTTGTCGCCGATCCGGCGGAAATTGCCCGCATTTCCGATAGCATCAATATCACCGACCGTGCCGGCATTTCGGTCTATGGCGACCGCGCCCAGCAGGCGGTCAGCGATTATGCCGACAGGATCCTGCGCGAAGTCCGCAACAAGGACCTCGGCGATGTCGGCCGCCTGCTGACCGACATCATCCTCAAATCGAAAAGCCTCGATCCGGCATCGCTGAAGGATAAGGGTTTCCTCAGTCGCATGTTTCTCTCGGCCAAGGCCCAGCTCGAACGCTTCAAGGCGGAGTTCGAAGACGTGGCCGGCCAGATCGACCGGATCGGCCTGGAGCTCGACCGCCATAAGGATACGCTGAGGCGCGACATTGCGCTGCTCGACGACCTGCATGAGGAAACCAGGCATTCGATCATGCGGCTCGAGGCCTATGTTCAGGCCGGCAAGTCTTTTGCCGAGCGTTTCCGCAGCGTCGATCTGCCGAGGTTGAAGGCGCAAGCCGAGGCGGCGGCGACCGGCCCCGGCGGCGGCATGCTGGAGGCGCAGACCTATCAGGACAGCCTGCAGGCGCTCGACCGGCTGGAAAAGCGGGTCTTCTACCTGCAGCAGGCCCGCCAGCTCGGCATCCAGCAATTGCCGCAGATCCGCATCGTTCAGGCGGGCGACGAAACGCTGATCGAGAATCTGCAGGCGACTTCGGCGCTGACGGTGCCGGCCTGGAAGCAGAAGATGGTGATCCTGCTCGGCCTGACGCGGCAGAAATCGGCGCTCGACCTGCAGAAGACGGTGACTGACGCCACCAACGACATGATCCGCCAGGCATCCGAAATGATGAAGGACCAGGCGATCGCCATTGAGCAGCAGTCGCAGCGCGGCATCGTCGATATCGACACGCTCGCCAAGGCGAACAGGGATCTGATCGATACGATATCAGGCGTGCTGCAGGTTCAGGAGGAGGGGCGCCGCAAGCGGGCGCTCGCCGAACAGCAGATGGAGCAGATGACGATCGAACTCAAGAAGGCGATGACCCAGGCGTGA
- a CDS encoding phasin family protein, translating to MFNFDDANKKSKEAVDTAVKTYSDTTKGFQAIAAEATEYSKKSFQDAVTHFETLAGVKSFEAAFELQTNYVKAYFEGFVSETTKLGEMYADLAKSAYKPYEAPVAAAVVKTAKSAPSATPAAA from the coding sequence ATGTTCAACTTTGACGATGCTAACAAGAAGAGCAAGGAAGCCGTCGACACGGCCGTGAAAACCTATTCCGACACGACCAAGGGTTTTCAGGCGATCGCCGCTGAAGCCACTGAATATTCGAAGAAATCCTTTCAGGACGCGGTGACGCATTTCGAAACCCTGGCCGGCGTCAAGAGCTTCGAGGCCGCTTTCGAGCTGCAGACGAACTACGTCAAGGCGTATTTTGAAGGCTTTGTCTCCGAGACGACGAAGCTCGGTGAGATGTATGCCGATCTCGCCAAATCAGCCTACAAACCCTATGAAGCGCCGGTCGCCGCTGCCGTCGTCAAGACCGCCAAGTCGGCGCCCTCGGCGACGCCTGCTGCTGCATGA
- the clpA gene encoding ATP-dependent Clp protease ATP-binding subunit ClpA: MPTFSPSLEKALHQALTFANERHHEYATLEHLLLALIDDADAAAVMGACNVDLDTLRKTLVEYVDNELSNLITGYDEDSKPTSGFQRVIQRAVIHVQSSGREEVTGANVLVAIFAERESHAAYFLQEQEMTRYDAVNYISHGIGKRPGASDVRPPRGAEDEAESSKPTARGGEEEGGPKKQQDALKAYCVNLNEKAKGGKIDPLIGRHAEVSRTIQILCRRSKNNPLYVGDPGVGKTAIAEGLAKRIVEGKVPEALADATIFSLDMGTLLAGTRYRGDFEERLKQVVKELEEYPGAVLFIDEIHTVIGAGATSGGAMDASNLLKPALSSGAIRCIGSTTYKEYRQFFEKDRALVRRFQKIDVSEPSIDDAIEIMKGLKPYFEEYHHLRYSNDAIKSAVELSARYISDRKLPDKAIDVIDETGAAQMLLPPSKRRKLITEKEIEATVATMARIPPKTVSKDDEAVLANLEQELRSVVYGQDIAIEALSTSIKLARAGLREPNKPIGAYVFSGPTGVGKTEVAKQLASSLGVELLRFDMSEYMERHTVSRLLGAPPGYVGFDQGGLLTDGVDQHPHCVVLLDEIEKAHPDIYNILLQVMDHGTLTDHNGKKIDFRNVILIMTTNAGASEMAKAAIGFGSSKRTGEDEEALTRLFTPEFRNRLDAIIPFAALPTAVIHKVVQKFIMQLEAQLSERNVTFDLHEDAIAWLAEKGYDEKMGARPLARVIQDTIKKPLANEILFGKLKKGGVVNVTVGPKEDGKPGIVLEAISETAPIKPKPEAEVVHPEGDDGNDGELKTKAARKTRAKAVPQAEPEVRDAPKKGSAVPKVPRKK; this comes from the coding sequence GTGCCAACATTTTCGCCTAGTTTAGAGAAGGCGCTCCATCAGGCACTGACCTTTGCCAACGAGCGGCACCACGAATATGCGACGCTCGAGCATCTGCTGCTCGCCCTGATCGACGATGCCGATGCGGCTGCGGTCATGGGTGCCTGCAATGTCGATCTCGACACCTTGCGCAAGACGCTCGTCGAATATGTCGACAACGAACTTTCCAACCTGATCACCGGTTATGACGAGGATTCGAAGCCGACCTCCGGCTTCCAGCGCGTCATCCAGCGTGCCGTCATCCACGTGCAATCGTCTGGCCGCGAAGAGGTGACCGGCGCCAATGTGCTCGTCGCCATCTTCGCCGAGCGCGAAAGCCACGCCGCTTATTTCCTGCAGGAGCAGGAGATGACCCGCTACGATGCCGTCAACTATATTTCCCACGGCATTGGCAAGCGGCCGGGCGCGTCGGATGTGCGTCCCCCGCGCGGCGCCGAAGACGAAGCCGAAAGCAGCAAGCCGACGGCGCGCGGCGGAGAGGAAGAGGGCGGCCCGAAGAAGCAGCAGGATGCACTCAAGGCCTATTGCGTTAATCTCAACGAGAAGGCCAAGGGCGGCAAGATCGATCCGCTGATCGGCCGTCACGCCGAGGTCAGCCGTACCATCCAGATCCTGTGCCGCCGTTCGAAGAACAATCCGCTCTACGTCGGTGATCCCGGCGTCGGCAAGACGGCGATCGCCGAAGGCCTTGCCAAGCGCATCGTCGAAGGCAAGGTTCCCGAAGCCCTCGCCGATGCGACGATCTTCTCGCTCGATATGGGCACGCTGCTCGCCGGCACGCGCTACCGCGGCGATTTCGAGGAGCGCCTGAAGCAGGTCGTCAAGGAACTGGAAGAATATCCGGGCGCCGTGCTCTTCATCGACGAGATCCACACGGTGATCGGCGCCGGCGCCACCTCGGGCGGCGCGATGGATGCATCGAACCTGCTGAAGCCGGCCCTATCATCGGGCGCGATTCGCTGCATCGGTTCGACCACCTACAAGGAATACCGCCAGTTCTTCGAGAAGGATCGTGCGCTGGTCCGTCGTTTCCAGAAGATCGACGTCAGTGAACCGTCGATCGATGATGCGATCGAGATCATGAAGGGCCTGAAGCCCTATTTCGAAGAGTATCACCACCTGCGTTATTCGAACGATGCCATCAAGTCGGCCGTCGAATTGTCGGCCCGCTACATCTCCGACCGCAAGCTGCCCGACAAAGCGATCGACGTGATCGACGAAACCGGTGCGGCCCAGATGCTGCTGCCGCCGTCCAAGCGCCGCAAGCTGATTACCGAAAAGGAGATCGAGGCAACGGTCGCCACGATGGCGCGCATTCCGCCGAAGACCGTCTCCAAGGACGACGAAGCCGTGCTCGCCAATCTCGAGCAGGAACTGCGTTCGGTGGTCTACGGCCAGGATATCGCGATCGAAGCCCTTTCGACCTCGATCAAGCTGGCGCGTGCCGGTCTTCGCGAGCCGAACAAGCCGATCGGCGCCTATGTTTTCTCCGGTCCGACCGGCGTCGGCAAGACCGAGGTGGCAAAGCAGCTGGCATCGTCGCTCGGCGTCGAACTGCTGCGCTTCGACATGTCGGAATATATGGAACGGCACACGGTTTCCCGTCTGCTCGGTGCACCTCCAGGCTATGTCGGCTTCGACCAGGGCGGTCTTCTGACTGATGGCGTCGACCAGCACCCGCATTGCGTGGTCCTGCTCGACGAAATCGAGAAGGCCCATCCCGACATCTACAACATCCTGCTGCAGGTCATGGACCACGGCACGCTGACCGACCATAACGGCAAGAAGATCGACTTCCGCAACGTCATCCTGATCATGACGACGAATGCGGGTGCGTCGGAAATGGCCAAGGCGGCGATCGGCTTCGGCTCGTCCAAGCGCACCGGCGAGGACGAGGAGGCGCTCACCCGCCTGTTCACGCCTGAATTCCGCAACCGTCTCGACGCGATCATTCCTTTCGCGGCGTTGCCGACGGCCGTCATCCACAAGGTCGTGCAGAAGTTCATCATGCAGCTGGAGGCCCAGCTTTCCGAAAGGAACGTCACCTTCGACCTGCACGAGGATGCGATCGCCTGGCTGGCGGAAAAGGGTTACGACGAGAAGATGGGCGCCCGCCCGCTTGCCCGTGTCATTCAGGATACGATCAAGAAGCCGCTCGCCAACGAAATCCTCTTCGGCAAGCTGAAGAAGGGCGGCGTCGTGAACGTCACCGTAGGCCCGAAGGAAGACGGCAAGCCCGGCATCGTGCTCGAAGCCATTTCGGAAACGGCGCCGATCAAGCCGAAGCCCGAAGCCGAGGTGGTGCATCCCGAAGGCGATGATGGGAATGACGGCGAGCTGAAGACGAAGGCGGCCCGCAAGACCCGCGCCAAAGCGGTGCCGCAGGCCGAGCCCGAGGTCCGCGATGCCCCGAAGAAGGGAAGCGCGGTTCCGAAGGTTCCACGCAAGAAGTAA
- a CDS encoding glycerophosphodiester phosphodiesterase — MTNVAWIRELPVAHRGYHDLNTHVWENTLSAFSRAVEAGFAIECDLHYASDAVPVIFHDEDMQRLCNLNGDIRERTSRELGLIAIGGTSDKVPTLRQLLDLVKGKVPLVLELKGREADDEGFAEAVLEVLEGYEGKVALMSFDHWLLRDLKALGSPYPLGLTANGNTPEELKAHEKAMEIGLDFISYYYDDLPNAFITGEREKGIPVITWTVRDEEARRRTFANADQMTFEGFDPRVAV; from the coding sequence ATGACCAATGTTGCCTGGATCAGGGAACTGCCGGTCGCCCATCGCGGCTATCACGACCTCAACACGCATGTCTGGGAAAACACGCTTTCGGCCTTCTCGCGCGCCGTCGAAGCGGGCTTTGCGATCGAATGCGACCTGCACTACGCCTCCGACGCCGTGCCGGTCATCTTTCACGACGAGGATATGCAGCGTCTGTGCAACCTCAACGGCGACATCCGCGAGCGCACCTCCAGGGAACTCGGACTGATCGCCATTGGCGGCACGAGCGACAAGGTGCCGACGCTGCGCCAGCTTCTCGATCTCGTCAAGGGCAAGGTGCCATTGGTGCTGGAGCTCAAGGGCCGCGAGGCCGATGACGAAGGTTTCGCCGAAGCGGTGCTCGAGGTCCTCGAAGGCTATGAAGGCAAGGTGGCGCTGATGAGCTTCGACCACTGGCTGCTGCGCGATCTGAAGGCGCTTGGCTCACCCTACCCGCTCGGGCTGACCGCCAACGGCAACACGCCGGAAGAGTTAAAGGCGCATGAAAAGGCGATGGAAATCGGTCTCGATTTCATCTCCTATTATTATGACGACCTGCCGAATGCCTTCATCACCGGCGAACGCGAAAAGGGCATTCCCGTCATCACCTGGACGGTGCGTGACGAAGAGGCGCGCCGACGCACATTCGCCAATGCAGACCAGATGACCTTCGAAGGCTTCGATCCGCGTGTGGCTGTTTGA
- the cysE gene encoding serine O-acetyltransferase: MVAKTDIRAFDTGHPLKVMDPIWDSLREEARLAAERDPVLAAFLYSTVINYHSLEECVIHRICERLDHPDMQANLLRQTFEEMLLDWPDWSSILRVDIQAIYDRDPACLRFMEAVLYFKGFHALQTHRLAHWLLNRGRRDFALYLQSRSSSVFQTDINPAARIGKGIFLDHATGLVVGETAVIGDNVSILHGVTLGGTGKEGADRHPKIGSGVMIGAGAKILGNIEIGYCSRVAAGSVVLKAVPPKKTVAGVPAKVVGEAGCSEPSRNMDQVIGADI, from the coding sequence ATGGTCGCAAAGACTGACATTCGTGCTTTTGACACAGGCCATCCGCTGAAGGTGATGGATCCCATCTGGGACAGCCTGCGCGAGGAAGCCCGGCTCGCCGCCGAACGGGACCCGGTTCTCGCCGCCTTCCTCTATTCGACGGTAATCAACTACCATTCGCTCGAGGAATGCGTCATCCACCGCATCTGCGAACGTCTCGATCACCCCGACATGCAGGCGAACCTGCTTCGCCAGACCTTCGAGGAAATGCTCCTCGACTGGCCGGACTGGAGCTCCATCCTGCGTGTCGATATCCAGGCGATCTACGACCGCGATCCCGCATGCCTGCGCTTCATGGAGGCGGTGCTTTATTTCAAGGGCTTCCACGCGCTGCAGACGCATCGTCTCGCCCATTGGCTGCTGAACCGCGGCCGGCGTGATTTTGCGCTTTATCTGCAGAGCCGCTCCTCCAGCGTCTTCCAGACCGACATCAATCCGGCCGCCCGTATCGGCAAGGGCATCTTCCTCGATCACGCCACCGGCCTCGTCGTCGGCGAGACGGCCGTCATCGGCGACAACGTCTCGATCCTGCACGGCGTCACACTCGGCGGCACCGGCAAGGAGGGCGCTGACCGCCATCCGAAGATCGGCTCCGGCGTCATGATCGGGGCCGGTGCGAAGATCCTCGGCAATATCGAGATCGGCTACTGCTCACGTGTCGCCGCCGGCTCCGTCGTCCTGAAGGCGGTGCCGCCCAAGAAGACGGTGGCGGGTGTGCCGGCCAAGGTCGTCGGCGAGGCCGGTTGTTCCGAGCCGTCGCGCAACATGGACCAGGTGATCGGCGCCGATATCTGA
- a CDS encoding HIT family protein, producing MTSPAAYDDNNIFAKILRGEIPSHRVYEDEHTVAIMDVMPQAPGHVLVVPKAASRNILDADPATLTHAITVVQKIANAVKDVFDADGVFVAQFNEPAAGQTVFHLHFHVIPRHEGMALKPHSGKMEDGAVLAGNAEKIRAALT from the coding sequence ATGACCAGCCCGGCCGCTTATGACGACAACAACATCTTCGCCAAGATCCTCCGCGGCGAAATCCCCTCGCACCGCGTCTACGAGGACGAGCATACCGTGGCCATCATGGATGTGATGCCGCAGGCGCCGGGCCATGTGCTCGTCGTTCCGAAGGCGGCGTCGCGCAATATTCTCGATGCCGATCCAGCCACCCTCACCCACGCAATTACCGTTGTCCAGAAGATCGCCAATGCGGTGAAGGACGTCTTCGACGCCGACGGCGTGTTCGTCGCCCAGTTCAACGAGCCGGCGGCCGGGCAAACGGTATTCCATCTGCATTTCCACGTCATCCCGCGGCATGAAGGCATGGCCCTCAAGCCGCATTCCGGCAAGATGGAGGACGGCGCCGTGCTTGCCGGCAATGCCGAAAAGATCAGGGCAGCACTGACTTAA